A part of Citrifermentans bremense genomic DNA contains:
- a CDS encoding ASKHA domain-containing protein, whose protein sequence is MSSSRRLAAAFDLGTTTIAASLVDPASGERLARTGALNPQRAFGADVLTRLTAAADSERLRAMQGCLALEMERLTDELLALAGAAPAELAQVAVAGNPAMEHIALALPVASLAYPPFRPLFTAGKTVTTLDLGWKRELPAYLLPLPGGFVGGDLVAFLFGLAEEPARGTLYLDMGTNAEIALFDGEHFLATSAAAGPAFEGGNLRCGMSALPGAVSGVSIDGDRLLLSTIAGATPRGICGSGVLETVAALLEAGIIEPSGRIRPAAEIDSNLGNRVQEVNGIPAFVLHRDASGSVFLDQEDVRALQLAKGALRGGMEILMGKAGLSADDLSRVVLTGSFGAVLSPEVLKKVGIFNEKMVRITGFIKEGALAGVERMLLLNDGRDQMEDLAQKVRVIPLSGTPLFEKHFLANVDFPKT, encoded by the coding sequence TTGTCTTCATCTAGAAGACTCGCCGCGGCTTTCGACCTGGGGACCACCACCATCGCCGCGTCCCTGGTTGATCCCGCCTCTGGGGAGCGCCTGGCGCGCACCGGAGCGCTCAACCCGCAGCGCGCTTTCGGCGCCGACGTACTCACCCGCCTCACCGCCGCGGCCGACAGCGAAAGGCTGCGGGCCATGCAGGGATGCCTCGCGCTCGAGATGGAGCGCCTGACCGATGAACTCCTGGCGCTTGCCGGCGCCGCACCCGCAGAGCTCGCCCAGGTCGCGGTGGCAGGGAACCCTGCCATGGAACACATCGCCCTCGCCCTGCCGGTCGCCTCGCTCGCCTATCCCCCCTTTCGCCCTCTCTTCACTGCCGGCAAGACCGTCACCACCCTCGATCTCGGCTGGAAACGGGAGCTCCCGGCTTATCTGCTCCCTCTTCCCGGCGGCTTCGTCGGCGGCGACCTGGTGGCCTTCCTCTTCGGCCTTGCCGAAGAACCGGCGAGGGGGACGCTCTATCTTGACATGGGTACCAACGCCGAGATCGCTCTTTTCGACGGCGAACATTTCCTCGCCACCTCGGCCGCCGCCGGTCCCGCCTTCGAAGGGGGGAACCTCCGCTGCGGCATGTCTGCGCTTCCCGGCGCCGTCAGCGGAGTCAGCATCGACGGCGACCGTCTGCTCTTGAGCACCATAGCCGGCGCCACCCCCCGCGGCATCTGCGGGTCCGGCGTGCTGGAGACGGTGGCGGCGCTTTTAGAGGCCGGCATCATCGAGCCTAGCGGCAGGATCCGTCCCGCCGCCGAGATCGATTCCAACCTGGGGAACCGGGTTCAGGAGGTGAACGGCATCCCGGCTTTCGTACTGCACCGCGACGCCTCGGGGTCCGTCTTTCTGGACCAGGAGGATGTTCGCGCGCTGCAGCTCGCCAAGGGTGCGCTGCGGGGGGGGATGGAGATCCTTATGGGGAAGGCGGGGCTTTCTGCGGACGATCTTTCCCGCGTGGTGCTGACCGGTTCCTTCGGAGCGGTGCTGTCGCCGGAGGTGCTAAAAAAGGTTGGAATTTTCAACGAAAAGATGGTAAGAATCACCGGATTCATTAAGGAAGGGGCCCTGGCCGGAGTGGAGCGGATGCTGCTCTTGAATGATGGCCGGGACCAGATGGAGGACCTGGCGCAAAAGGTCCGGGTGATACCCCTTTCCGGCACTCCGCTCTTCGAAAAACACTTCCTGGCGAACGTAGACTTTCCAAAGA
- the selD gene encoding selenide, water dikinase SelD: MTDKVRLTTMVQAAGUAAKLGPAGLEEAIHDITRSDDPNLIVGVEGAEDAGIYRIGESLALVETTDIITPLVDDPFTFGRIAAANALSDVYAMGGRPVTAMNLAFFPACSLPTSVLAAILAGGSDALKEAGACLVGGHTVEDNELKFGLAVTGLIDPGRVVRNCTARPGDLIVLTKPLGTGIVSTAIKAEMIEPEVAAEATRWMTTLNAQAAELMVACRATAATDVTGFGFIGHACEMALGAKVSFKVELARVPVIPGVAALIDDGLVPAGCYRNRQHYETHVSGNSGDPLLPLFDPQTSGGLLITFAPDDARDFLSRAAAQGLFAACIGEVEPAGGTPIVFI; the protein is encoded by the coding sequence ATGACTGACAAAGTACGGCTCACCACGATGGTGCAGGCGGCCGGTTGAGCTGCCAAGCTGGGCCCGGCGGGCCTGGAAGAAGCCATTCATGACATAACGCGCTCGGACGACCCCAACCTCATCGTGGGGGTGGAAGGGGCGGAGGACGCCGGCATCTACCGGATTGGGGAGAGCCTCGCCCTGGTGGAGACCACCGACATCATAACGCCGCTGGTGGACGATCCCTTCACCTTCGGCCGCATCGCCGCGGCCAACGCCCTCTCGGACGTCTACGCCATGGGGGGAAGACCGGTGACGGCGATGAACCTCGCGTTTTTCCCGGCCTGCTCGCTCCCCACGTCGGTCCTGGCCGCAATCCTCGCCGGTGGCTCGGACGCGCTCAAGGAGGCCGGCGCCTGCCTCGTCGGGGGACACACGGTGGAGGACAACGAGCTCAAGTTCGGGCTCGCGGTGACCGGCCTCATCGACCCGGGGCGCGTGGTCAGAAACTGCACCGCCCGCCCCGGCGACCTCATCGTCCTCACGAAGCCGCTGGGAACCGGCATCGTCTCCACGGCGATCAAGGCGGAGATGATCGAGCCGGAAGTGGCGGCGGAGGCAACCCGCTGGATGACCACCTTGAACGCGCAGGCCGCAGAGCTCATGGTCGCTTGCCGCGCCACGGCCGCAACGGACGTGACCGGGTTCGGCTTCATCGGCCACGCCTGCGAGATGGCTCTCGGCGCCAAGGTGAGCTTCAAGGTCGAGCTGGCGCGGGTGCCGGTCATCCCGGGGGTAGCGGCTCTCATCGATGACGGTCTCGTCCCCGCGGGGTGCTACCGCAATCGTCAGCACTACGAAACACACGTCTCAGGAAACAGCGGCGACCCTCTGCTGCCGCTCTTCGATCCCCAGACCTCGGGGGGGCTTTTGATAACCTTCGCCCCCGACGACGCCCGCGACTTCCTCTCCCGCGCCGCTGCGCAGGGGCTTTTCGCCGCCTGCATCGGCGAGGTCGAGCCCGCCGGAGGAACCCCCATTGTCTTCATCTAG
- the alr gene encoding alanine racemase has translation MDSRPTVVEIDLAALRHNFSLVQKRVPEGCGLLAVVKADAYGHGFQYVSEELEKLGVDAFAVAFLAEGVQLRMSGITRPVLILGGIYPGEERRCIGLNISTALFSLEQAAALDRAALEIKCYRKAHIHLKVDTGMGRLGVPYHEVPEFLAQLKQFKNLELEGIFSHFASADELDPDGIAFTKLQAERFNAAVEEARRQGYAPAYVHVANSAAILAQDLPYCNLARPGIILYGALPSGDFEGQVPSQPVMRLKSRVAMLKWVEPGTSISYGRRYVASQRALIASVPVGYADGYCRSLTNKGEALIRGQRARVAGTVCMDWIMLDVTNVEGVAVGDDVTLLGPDPMGDCISAEEMAEKAGTIPYEVLCGIATRRVRRVYLG, from the coding sequence ATGGACAGTCGTCCTACAGTCGTCGAGATAGATCTCGCCGCCCTGCGGCACAATTTCTCCCTGGTGCAAAAGCGGGTCCCCGAAGGGTGCGGCCTTCTGGCCGTGGTCAAGGCGGACGCCTACGGGCACGGCTTTCAATACGTTTCGGAAGAGCTGGAAAAGCTCGGCGTTGACGCCTTCGCGGTCGCCTTCCTTGCAGAAGGGGTGCAGCTGCGCATGAGCGGCATCACTCGTCCGGTGCTGATTCTGGGAGGGATCTACCCCGGCGAGGAGAGGCGCTGCATCGGCCTGAACATCTCCACTGCGCTCTTCTCCCTGGAGCAGGCAGCGGCCTTGGACCGGGCTGCGCTGGAGATCAAGTGCTACCGCAAGGCGCACATCCATCTCAAGGTGGACACCGGGATGGGGCGGCTCGGGGTCCCGTATCACGAGGTCCCGGAATTCCTGGCCCAGCTGAAACAGTTCAAGAACCTGGAGCTTGAGGGTATCTTCTCCCATTTCGCCAGCGCCGACGAACTCGACCCGGACGGGATCGCCTTCACGAAGCTTCAGGCCGAGCGTTTCAACGCCGCCGTCGAAGAGGCGCGCCGTCAGGGGTACGCGCCTGCCTACGTGCACGTCGCCAACAGCGCCGCCATACTTGCCCAGGATCTCCCTTACTGCAACCTGGCCCGCCCCGGCATCATCCTCTACGGCGCGCTTCCCTCAGGCGACTTCGAGGGGCAGGTTCCGTCGCAGCCGGTGATGCGCCTGAAAAGCCGGGTGGCGATGCTCAAATGGGTGGAGCCCGGCACCAGCATCAGCTACGGCAGGCGCTACGTGGCCAGTCAGCGCGCCCTGATCGCGAGCGTGCCCGTAGGTTATGCCGACGGCTATTGCCGCAGCCTCACCAACAAGGGCGAGGCGCTGATCCGGGGGCAGCGGGCAAGGGTGGCCGGCACAGTCTGCATGGACTGGATCATGCTGGACGTCACCAACGTGGAGGGAGTCGCGGTAGGGGACGACGTGACGCTTCTCGGGCCCGATCCCATGGGGGACTGCATCAGCGCCGAGGAGATGGCCGAGAAAGCCGGAACCATACCGTACGAGGTACTCTGCGGCATAGCCACCCGCCGCGTGCGCAGGGTGTATCTTGGGTAA